The window tcttTATATCTAACTTATGTCAAATTATTATTGTGCACACTGGATATAGTTGAAAacgtttttaaaaataaatgtattgcaCATTAGTCGCAGTAACACACACTTTTAGGAAAATTCTCTGTAAAAACTAGTAGTGCTGTCAAGTGCGAGAGCCTGTATTAGTTCCTGTATTAGTTTCCACCGCAATTGAACATGCTTTTTGCAGATATTATGTAGGAATAAACGGAACACAATCTGTTTTGACTCTAAAGTGATTATGACCAAAGAAAAGGGCTTTTATTAGTAATTGCTGTCCTACCATGTGGGCAGCATACACTACAAGTCACCTATACCTACTTTTTTGTAATACGTACATACATTGGACTATTTAGTCGTACGTGAGTATAATATTAGACAGAGTGCAGTAAACGGATCTCAGGGTGATTTCTTCATCATCCTTCTTTGGTCATAATTATGTCATATGTTCTCTGTATGCACCAGTCCGTACTATCGGATATTTGAATAGGTGAGCGGTGAGGTCTAATTGTGTTGACTCTGAAGTGTCCTATAGCTGTCATCACTATCTTACGGCTTCTCATAGAGCAGCAGAATCGCGTTACTTGCAGTGAGTAGGTTAAATGCATGTACTTAAATGAGGATGCTTTTCTCTGTAGTTTTAAGTATAACTAACTGTTTATTAGTAGTAATCAGTGTTTTTGTTAAGGTTACTTTTTCATTACAGTATTTTGTTTTAATTGCATATAGAACGTAGAGAAGCAAgttttatttgtgtatatattgacCAGATTGGTGTAAATCGCCCACTTTTGATTTTCATTTGCTTTCAGTCTCTGAAATTCGCATTGGTTTAATTGTTTGCTTCCATTGCTGTTTCAGGATGCCCATGAGTTCTTGAGTCAGTGCCTGGATCAACTGAAGGAAGACATGGAGAAACTGAACAAAACTTGGAAGACTGAACCTTCCTCGGGAGACGATATTTCGGGTGGAAAGGCAAATGATGACCTTGCAGCAACGCGTGTGTATACATGTCCTGTTGTCTGCAACTTGGAGTTTGAGGTGCAACATTCTATCACCTGTAAAATGTAAGAACAGATTAATAACTATGATATGTTGGGGTTTTTTTGGGGTTGTTATAAAGGTTCGTGTTGTATTTTGTAATGTTAACTGAACATATGGTGTGCAGTCCATCATGCACTTTGCATCCAATAAGAAGTCTAGCAGCACAGGAGTGAATGTTTTATAATCCATGCTTTATTCATTTCTATAGGTGTGGTGAGACCGTTACCAAGCGTGAACATTTTAATGACCTTTCTATTGACCTTCCTCGAAGAAAGAAACTGCTGCCTCCACGGTCCATACAGGATTCCCTAGATCTCTTTTTCAGGGTATGTTCATGGAATACAATAACATATTTGGATAAGGTCTTTCTTTGCCTTTTCACCTTCTAtgtcttttatttctttttttaattctttCCACTCTCCTGTTTGGTTAGAGAGCATAGTACCTCTTTATTCAAGCTTAGTTGGTAAAATGACTGGTATAGCCCAAGTTTTAAGTCACAAAATGACATcaaccattcaaaataaaatacatcggTATAGAACTATATTGGTaccgttttttttaaacttctcaAAGCTCACCCTAATGATTATTTAGGAGATGGTGTGGGGTTTATACACACAACACTTGATTAAATGAATTGCACATAGTGCACACTTGCCGATCAGTGTACATGCAGTGAAGCAGTTATTTTCATTTTCCTTTGGGTTATCAGTTTGTATTGTTGGTGTAATCAAATGTATCTGTCATATTTTTAGACTGCTTATGTTAGCCTTCGATAACTTTACGATATCTTCCTAGTTATACAAATGCTAGGGAATCTGTCAAGTACTCCGAAGCACaggacattcattttttttttcccccacagatGGAAGATATTGAATACTCTTGTGAGAAGTGTAATGGAAAATCTGCTACAGTGATGCATAAATTCAGCAGGCTACCCAGGCAAGATCTGTTCTCCACTGTCCTGTACAAACCCAAGAATGTATTGTAGGCAGTCAGCTTTTGATTGGCCTAAATTGCTGCCTTGTGTTTAGTCTCAGACATCACCCATTGACAATATGTACATGTATACCCTGTATTCCAATAGAATATAGACTACTTATTGTGAATACATTCTCCTaagtgtgctttttttttttttaaccagggtCCTTATACTTCATCTGAAACGATACAGTTTCAACGTAGCTCTGTCTCTTAATAACAAAGTGGGCCAACAAGTAATCATCCCACGGTATCTTACACTGTCATCGCACTGCACAGAAAGCACGCGGCCTCCTCTGTCGCTGGGCTGGAATACACAAACTGCAATGTAGGTCCGCCTGCGGGAAATATCACTGCTGTCCTTAAACATAAGGGAGGGGCAGAGTAgctaattttgtgtgtgtgttgcatttctGGGTTGGAAACATCACTGGCCTGTCCCTGGCCCTTTGGCGTTCATTATCTGTTGGTAACTCCAGAGTTACAGGgggtctttaaaaaaaacaaaaaaaaatgatggatCATAGACCATGTGATCGTTGTGTGTCTTGCAAAACATGTTTGCTGTGATAAGCTGCTCAGTGTTGGGACCTTTCAGTCACTGTCTTTATTAAATACTGTATTATCTCTGTTTGCTCATTAATGTAACCGTTCATGGTATTTCATTTGATTACTTATTTTGTGCAGCAGCTCACGACCATTAAAAGCATCACAAATGGTGAATTCCTGCACTGTCGCCAACTCATCCCCTGCAAGGTAAGTGGGTAGaaacaattatttttttatacGATGTATTTTCTTCATGAAAAACTATTCTGTGATTTTTACATTGTTGGTGGATACTATTTGTAAAATGAGGGAAGTATAGCGGTTAATACGCTATGTGAACCATTTTTAAAAAGTTGTACCGTCCTTTTTGTCATCTTATTGTAAGCAGTGCATCTTCATAAGACTGCTTGCATGAAAAATGTTTTTCCCTTTACATCAGGAGTTGGCAATTCCAGTCTTCGAGggtcaccaacaagtcaggtttgcagggtatccctgcttcagcacatgtggctcagtcataatggttgagccccctgtgctgaagcagggatttcctgaagatctgttggtggcccttgaagactggagttggccacaatATACTTCTCTCCTGGGATCaaactccccttttttttttaaacagacatATATTCAGTTAGTTTTCCATTTTTAATCTGTTCTACATGCAACTAAAGGTGATTGCAGCGATCTTTATTATTGTGCTTAGGAAACATGCATTTAAATCAACGAGCAGCTTGCCAATTTGCCTTGATTCAGAAAGTGAGGATGAGCAACTGAAGCGCTGTCTTTCCCATAGCCAAACGGTCTGTGACATGCCACCGAGAGAGCAGCAGCTGCCGCCGGCGCAGCCAGAAGACCAGGACAAGGTCAGAACCTTTTACACtataaatattaaaattaagCAATATGTAAAACAGTcatggtttttattttttataatttaaACGCCATTCTTTGACCATAAACTGCTTTCATAAGAGAAATTACattaatttaaagggacagtcccacctAGTGGGAAGCAGTGGGGTTGCCGTAGCTGTACCGCATTTATTTCTGCTCTGGGGAGATGACCCCATAGAGACGGAGGTGCCATTGATACTTCATGGAGGTTTAAAACCCCTGCGACACGGGCACTGAGAAGGCACGACATTGCGACTCCTTATTGTCCCGCGTGATAATGGAGATTTTAAACtccttgtttcccctggagggggtcgccaaagctgaaatgaatgtgtttCAGCTCCAAAGAACCCCTGCTTCCTACAGTATCtcgcaggcactataagcacggccttatacagcacaaaataacaaacccgcCATCTGCTGGCCCTTGAAGTAATTTCTCTGCCtcctttttgtatgttttgtattTGTTATAACTGCTGCTAACCCTGCACCTTATGTATTCGCTTGGTGGATAAAGCGACCCCTCGTTGAGGACACAAAGTGCTCCGAGCTCGGAGACCCTTGCTTTGAAGGCTTGAATGATGAAGAATTGGTGGCAGCAGTCCTGGAGATGAGCAAAAGGGAAGCCTCTTTGTCTGTGAgccatgatgatgatgaggaggaggaggagaagcccACCAGCAGCCCAGACACAGGCtttgggggagatgatgatgtgcAGGAAATGACTGATAACCCTGAGCATGTGGAGGAGGAGAAATCGAAGACCATAAAAGAATCAGGTGTGCATAGAGGAAAAGCTAGTTCTGCTGTTGGGCCACGTATAGCAGAGACGTGGGCTGCACCTGCCATGAAGCAGTATATTATATATTCCAAGTCTTCAGTTCCCCCATGTCATTGACATCTTTAATATACTCTGTGACCCGCTGTCCTAGGCATGGCTCACTTTACTGACATCTCCAAGGACTTCGATGAGAACAAGGAAAACAAAACCCCTGAAGGCTCCCAAAGTGAGGTAGATTGGCTGCAGTATGACCAAGAGAGGGAACGTGAGGAACAGGAGCTGCAACAGGCGCTGGCACAGTCTCTTCAGGAGCAAGTAAGACCGATTCTCAACATTCATCACTTTTCTGGTGTAAACAGACTGAGTATTTTAGCTCTTACAGCAGCAGTTTCAACTACTTATGTGTTTTTTTGCAGCATGGGAGCCAGGTTTTCCTCTGGAGCTAAACTGCTCATGGTTTCTTAGATTCTTACCTGTGTAGCTACGAGTTTTATCCACCAAGGGGAACTAAAAATGGCTACCAAATCTCATGTccctcaggccaataggaagccgcagcatTTTTCGTTGCGACTTTccattggatggccatttaaatgccCTGCTTAAAAACCGGTGACTACACCAGTAAACATCTtagggattggagggggggggggggtgttaccgTTCAGCTGTGTAGGACCCCTGGTTTCCATGCTGTAAAAAAAATAGATGGTGACTAAGAATTTCCTTCTCTGCATTACCAGAATattttatttttgtctttttagAGAGAGAGCCCCACTTTGCTCTTTATTGCACATAAACACATTTTGCGCCCGCACGTAATGCCTATATCACTTTTACTTCTACCATAGTTTTTTTGCTATATATTTGTAATGTGTAATATTACAATTGTGACAACCGTCTTGATTCCATTTTTGTGTCTTTTTAAACAGTTGAAGTTGAACGTTTAAAATGCAATAGCACTGGTGCGATCttgtatatatgcatatgtatctttatttatatagcgccatccaggtacaccgcgcttcgcagcagtaatacacgtgacatagtaatataacacacaatgggaataagcgcttaatTCTTCCATTGTTATAGGAGGCTCGGGAAATGATGGAAGATGACGACCTTAAGAGAGCAACTGAATTAAGTTTACAAGGTAAGATTTCCAACTAAGATTAGTAAAGGGGAACGTGTTTAATATTTCATCAATGAAGTGCTAAATATGGAAAACCTTACCTGAAAAGTACACTTACCTTCCCTTGGTCCGCAAGATATTTGATGCAAAGGCAATTTTACTACTTTCTGTGCTAAGTCTAATGGAGATGAGGTTCTGAACTGGGCTTGATGTCCTTTCCAGGAGCACACAGACAAGttaaacatatttttattttatagtgCACAGGACTGCACATGCATGTGAAAGCTTTGCAAGGCAATGACTCATAGACCATCATTAGCATGCAAATCCTTGTGTAGTAGTGCACAGGGGTTTTTAGTACTATGCTCATGATGCAAAAAATAGCCCTTTATCCTGTATCTGTGATGCAGAGTTTAACAGCTCGTTACTGGACGGGACGGTCTCTGACGAAGATTCTGGAAACGAGGATGTTCTTGACATGGAGTACACAGAGGCTGGTGCTGAGGAGCTAAAGAAAAATGCAGAGGTGGGCTAACTGAAATCCAACTCGCCCAAGTCCTTCAAATGCCTTTAATTACCTAAAACTCCTCTCTAAACACGAGTGCAGCTTTAGCATTTACATACATTGCCTCGTTTCTTTACACCAGAAATGCAGATGCCCTCTGAACAATATATAAAGCGATTTCTGAAGTGAAATAAAGATGTTTACATTTTAAACATTTGTTTCATAATTTTACCTTATTTAATAATTTTCACATTCTAGGAAGGCAGTGTATTGAAATAAATTATGTAGATTTTTGAATAAGGAAAATGCAGCTTTTGAAGGTCCACATTCCACACACTTTGAAGTTGCAGGAAAGTGAAACCTCTCCATGCCTTCTGTGCTATTATTTGTGCTATTTTCAGAATTTCTAGAAATGTTCGTTTAGACCTGGAAGAGTAACAGGCAATGTCACTGGATATGGAATCCTGCTGCTTGTCTGTGAATGTGTTAGATGTGGGTACAGCAGTCTAATGGAACCAATGCATACCTGTTTTCCTGCAGGTTGGAGAGCTTCTCCATTCTTATCGCCTCATCAGCGTGGTCAGCCACATCGGAAGCTCCTCGTCTTCTGGTAGGGTCATTTTCTGAATGGGTCCGTTCTTGTCGGCCTGCTTTTAATATTTTGTATATAGTTTTTCCAAAAGAGCCACCAAGACCCAATTTTTGAATTACTCTGATCGTTCAGAAAGCTGCTTCTGCATTTATCCACTTTTGTTAGTCACACTAATTTGGGTCCTTCATGTCT is drawn from Ascaphus truei isolate aAscTru1 chromosome 7, aAscTru1.hap1, whole genome shotgun sequence and contains these coding sequences:
- the USP37 gene encoding ubiquitin carboxyl-terminal hydrolase 37 isoform X5 — its product is MASLCLRGPIRVHSLNVGTSKWKEGSCEIVEKDNKFSLVVKYNAGGMPAKFQLNHNIKTVVLRPVGMKQSRLMLTLKDTSSLTIDKVPCKDAEELKHFLESVSHEKGLTVKPTQGSGSFGGVLGNRSTQREANRQMSNNKTQTPSKRVNFDKDETPIRKPLSSTGRTPVKTSPGSIMSSSRSSISPTTSTPHRTGLMENSTNKALTDPGRKFLNSSREKQLNLKQCEENRQGLMPLQSSAFYGSRLTPKDFPTGNVSLDSRSSGSNQPHSAKRSLVLASQPIPLSVKKLRPNQDYTGWNKPRVPLSTHPQQQQLQGFSNLGNTCYMNAILQSLFSIQSFANDILKQGVPWKKIPFNALIRRFAFLLAKKDICGPEVKKELLKKLKSAISATAERFSGYMQNDAHEFLSQCLDQLKEDMEKLNKTWKTEPSSGDDISGGKANDDLAATRVYTCPVVCNLEFEVQHSITCKMCGETVTKREHFNDLSIDLPRRKKLLPPRSIQDSLDLFFRMEDIEYSCEKCNGKSATVMHKFSRLPRVLILHLKRYSFNVALSLNNKVGQQVIIPRYLTLSSHCTESTRPPLSLGWNTQTAISSRPLKASQMVNSCTVANSSPARKHAFKSTSSLPICLDSESEDEQLKRCLSHSQTVCDMPPREQQLPPAQPEDQDKRPLVEDTKCSELGDPCFEGLNDEELVAAVLEMSKREASLSVSHDDDEEEEEKPTSSPDTGFGGDDDVQEMTDNPEHVEEEKSKTIKESGMAHFTDISKDFDENKENKTPEGSQSEVDWLQYDQEREREEQELQQALAQSLQEQEAREMMEDDDLKRATELSLQEFNSSLLDGTVSDEDSGNEDVLDMEYTEAGAEELKKNAEVGELLHSYRLISVVSHIGSSSSSGHYISDVYDLKKLAWFTYNDLAVSKTQETAVQRDRDGSGYIFFYMHKEVFDELVETEKNSQPVTMEPNRPARPPL